A stretch of Pseudomonas taetrolens DNA encodes these proteins:
- a CDS encoding nitrite/sulfite reductase, which produces MYVYDEYDQRIIEDRVKQFRDQTRRYLAGELSEEEFRPLRLQNGLYVQRFAPMLRVAVPYGQLTSRQARMMAKIARDYDKGYAHISTRQNVQFNWPALEDIPDILEELATVQMHAIQTSGNCLRNVTTDQFAGVAADEAIDSRPWCEIVRQWTTFHPEFAYLPRKFKIAINGSSSDRAAIEVHDIGLEPVHNEAGELGFRVLVGGGLGRTPVIGAFINEFLPWQDLLSYLEAILRVYNRYGRRDNKYKARIKILVKALTPEVFAERVESEMVHLRGGSNTLTEAEVQRIARHFVDPDYKTLPDFSAELAELDQQHPGFARWRTRNTLAHKKPGYVAVTLSLKPTGVAPGDVTDKQWDGIADMADRYSFGQLRTSHEQNIILADVEQSQLFAMWGELREQGFATPNIGLLTDIICCPGGDFCSLANAKSIPIAESIQRRFDDLDYLFDIGELDLNISGCMNACGHHHVGHIGILGVDKKGAEFYQVSLGGSASRDASLGKILGPSFAQDAMPDVIEKLIDVYVEKRIENERFIDTYQRIGIDPFKERVYAANN; this is translated from the coding sequence ATGTACGTATATGACGAGTACGATCAGCGGATCATCGAGGACCGCGTCAAGCAGTTCCGGGATCAGACCCGACGCTATCTGGCCGGTGAGCTGAGCGAAGAAGAGTTCCGCCCCCTGCGCCTGCAAAATGGCCTTTATGTCCAGCGCTTTGCGCCCATGCTGCGCGTGGCTGTGCCTTATGGTCAGTTGACCTCGCGCCAGGCGCGAATGATGGCAAAGATCGCTCGCGATTATGACAAGGGCTATGCCCACATCAGTACCCGCCAGAACGTGCAATTCAACTGGCCGGCACTGGAAGACATTCCGGACATCCTGGAAGAATTGGCGACCGTGCAGATGCACGCCATTCAAACCAGCGGCAACTGCCTGCGCAACGTCACCACCGACCAGTTCGCGGGCGTTGCAGCCGATGAAGCGATCGACTCGCGCCCTTGGTGCGAAATCGTCCGTCAATGGACTACCTTCCACCCCGAGTTCGCCTACCTGCCTCGCAAATTCAAAATCGCGATCAACGGTTCTTCCTCTGACCGCGCCGCCATTGAAGTGCATGACATCGGCCTGGAGCCGGTGCACAACGAAGCCGGCGAGCTGGGCTTCCGCGTCCTGGTCGGTGGCGGTCTGGGCCGTACCCCGGTCATCGGCGCTTTCATCAATGAATTCCTGCCGTGGCAAGACTTGCTGAGCTACCTCGAAGCCATCCTGCGGGTTTACAACCGCTACGGCCGCCGGGACAACAAGTACAAGGCGCGGATCAAGATTCTGGTCAAGGCATTGACGCCTGAAGTGTTCGCCGAGCGTGTCGAATCCGAGATGGTTCACTTGCGCGGCGGCTCGAACACACTGACCGAAGCCGAAGTCCAGCGTATTGCCCGGCACTTCGTCGACCCGGACTACAAGACCCTGCCGGATTTCAGCGCTGAACTGGCTGAGCTCGACCAGCAGCACCCGGGCTTTGCCCGCTGGCGCACGCGCAATACCCTGGCCCACAAAAAGCCGGGCTATGTCGCTGTTACCCTGTCGCTCAAGCCGACTGGCGTAGCGCCAGGCGATGTGACCGACAAGCAATGGGACGGCATCGCCGACATGGCCGATCGCTACAGTTTTGGCCAGTTACGCACCTCCCACGAGCAAAACATCATCCTGGCCGATGTTGAGCAAAGCCAGCTGTTCGCCATGTGGGGCGAGCTGCGCGAGCAAGGATTTGCCACGCCCAACATCGGTTTGCTGACGGACATCATCTGCTGCCCCGGCGGCGACTTCTGCTCCCTGGCCAACGCCAAGTCGATTCCGATTGCCGAATCGATCCAGCGCCGCTTCGACGACCTCGACTACCTGTTCGACATCGGCGAACTGGACCTGAACATTTCCGGTTGCATGAACGCCTGTGGTCACCACCACGTCGGGCATATCGGTATTCTGGGCGTCGACAAAAAAGGCGCCGAGTTCTATCAGGTTTCCCTGGGCGGCAGCGCCAGTCGCGATGCCAGCCTGGGCAAGATTCTCGGTCCTTCGTTCGCACAGGATGCGATGCCGGATGTGATTGAAAAGCTGATTGATGTCTACGTTGAAAAACGTATCGAAAACGAGCGTTTCATCGACACCTATCAACGTATTGGCATCGATCCCTTCAAGGAGCGCGTCTATGCAGCGAATAATTAA
- a CDS encoding DUF2970 domain-containing protein produces the protein MDDPENKPPTFWQMLHSVVAAAFGVQSAKNRTRDFTHGKPGHFLILGLVFTTIFALTLFAIVKLILHLAGV, from the coding sequence ATGGACGATCCAGAGAACAAGCCGCCTACGTTCTGGCAAATGCTCCACAGCGTGGTGGCCGCTGCGTTTGGTGTGCAAAGCGCGAAAAACCGTACCCGCGATTTTACACACGGAAAACCCGGCCACTTCCTGATCCTGGGGCTTGTGTTCACGACCATTTTCGCGTTGACACTGTTCGCCATCGTCAAGCTGATCCTGCACCTGGCGGGCGTATAA
- a CDS encoding NEL-type E3 ubiquitin ligase domain-containing protein produces MSEPSRASHQGLHATFIKQRLPGWVEHLAAPHIKAMSRGRDPVQSFTAANPELFARAAPELRQALLDSQARRQASHHTLAATLQAFKGISEFARPLLIEALRKKFGLDVDVNQTRLYHLHAPNRKEEQTLLQAALRNFEAGERFDEVALQETSALAPAGALEKHYLGEPDRSGTGPVRYRIRDKLPIDPGAFAQLCRELDLGRQYQDHLRSVFEAPDTADRVREQMVAAYKDNLRVQTHLAHIKSNISDSACATLLSILDGTPAPTLDGHPVVYSQLQLLGSDLSEILIIGPSVRNLETLWYDLGTLALPLPAPFVGQNGFDTRIIVYIPGDPVSPVKEHASLSAFVADLSRNLRTADYQRFFSGFVAHDQSADFFRRLKGQLKVRQWNPSPVYPGPPYNPDAFAGGIYEEVWNPQVDLRAVENFLSTEAFHEVYDRHLSRMKANARLLAVPVAEVDHKAWIARLEHFAQWGLNVLNVAAFFVPGLGEVMLGVTAVQLSLEVYHGIQAWQVGDAAQAWGYLESFMLNAAFMAALAGAGAATRAPAIKPDSLVNRFVRVELPNGQSRLWKPDLTPYRSDVVLDESRVPNAQGQYEIEGRVFIRQEGQVYEKTWDPSIEAWRIKHPTDPTAYQPVLKHNQAGAWRHAFERPLEWDRPTLLRRMGPVAEPFTDPELEQIADISGIDEDALRKMHVDHEAPPPLLAEAFRLFKTDRQVNQLIEQARAGEPVPDNRYNYVLPMVIDMPGWPFGRVIEVFEDAALTVKLDQYGVAPGLVRPAIRVTRAQVASSQLPQLILTALDEQEIIRLLGDEGARVDSERVAVFRAHIADFLQTQKASIFDSIHLGTEPSIPEMSVLRRNMPGLCVDAAQTLLNDASDIERASLRDHRRIPLRLAEEARVLVQQGRLSRACAGLYLDSLGSADSDRLVLHALEKLPGWSGSLRVEVREGHVGGRLLDSIGSETAPARKYLVRRGNQFQAYDDDGNTLNSVPRTGRNLFASVMHALPDDVRQGLAFPHVGQAAELQVAVGDYAIGHRTEMSRVLGQQPIKPRFRAPQPGYTGYLLSGRGSGVPRLDASLVARVRDTYPNLSDAVATEFVHDQFLSGKTDQQVYTLLNNRARELQALSDTLDTWVAASGRSQASRRALASRLIDCWRSTPWRGRPSATSLDLSGAEGLTPLAADFSHVRALKLNLAELTEPSVAGLLRQFPEASRLDLWMGPDMALSESITGQRHITELRLEGMFSPALQASLSAMPHLETLSISARMEALDVSALPQLRSLTLKHLMQWPDGVLQLEHLQNLDLRGSPISTLPEPLLGGHERVWRGLTMDWARLDHQSFLSAYRFLRGNPAHLADIEQVAQTYWQNVLKNLVLEPDQLDQVFFSRPRTRVVEGFAPRALDEGVSTEAMLERVRQLREEKQALIRQLTEWWPREVRVDRQRVDIEHRLEVANRLLGAWRDGIRLRFGPEQELSTQTALRSRLYLSGGRLGDLPELSVATYSHIRHLELSGARVAEPVLSAFLRNFPQLRQLNLDFNGLVELPSVIDELPQLTELFVNVNELRYTPVLQARLSQLNSLEVLGLRGNPLEQLDVSTMTRLRVLDLGATALHEWPAGVEGLSSLRRLDLERSSITSIPPALRSGHDALVAMTSLRGCPLTEDAFMHRQQILERYYGRSLASDRSNWGTPQYYAPVDSESMIESHLLPALPKPEPGQALTAIERLSELDPVMGREEATGIIDRLRGQGLDAAGIEAQLSAWREAHEALTGTLNQWILTNAHDVAGVRVSALSRRRAADAILGCWRQDIRAGLPEAGDVLDLADMPLGDLPALPWVFNQVGTLNLRAVKLSEQGSDGFISAFPAVRRLVLDKNNLDSLPAAINGMQRLEQLEASGNELLMSEALQQQLDSLSGLISLNLSDNALNALDVRALSRLESLDLKSNNLTDWPVGALQSTTLKTLNLSGNRFTTIHEEILWANETRIRAQAIDLSDNPLTQASFVAMRNVLIDADINLGYRQDELDLNVWTSSEGEISSDEDLDTSGDEEGLSEEHPGLWLSGKEVDLAEKTAQWNALKAQDDSRAFFHLLSQLQVTQDFAVARDDLTRRVWKVIEAAGSDEQLRKELFIRARSGYTCGDGRILLFSDLEVKVLEFNALKAAPKEEQGRELLKLARGMFRLGKVEEIALAASRRNPRVDPAEIRLAYRIGLTERLELPGQPADMLYQNLSRVMPEDINAAYAEVIEAEHAPDFMTQLLDREYWVRYLKRKYPAQFEAVQRRRDVKFEALEARHPEFDEGHFNALTALKQETTAEEGQLVLTLSQRERAEIGI; encoded by the coding sequence ATGTCGGAACCCTCCCGAGCCTCTCACCAGGGGCTCCATGCCACCTTTATCAAGCAGCGGTTGCCCGGCTGGGTGGAACACCTTGCGGCACCGCATATCAAGGCGATGAGCCGCGGACGTGATCCTGTGCAGAGCTTCACGGCAGCCAATCCCGAGCTGTTTGCCCGGGCCGCACCCGAGTTGCGCCAGGCCTTGCTCGACAGTCAGGCCCGCCGTCAGGCTTCCCATCACACGCTGGCAGCGACACTCCAGGCGTTCAAGGGGATAAGCGAGTTTGCAAGACCATTGCTGATCGAGGCCTTGCGAAAAAAGTTCGGCCTGGATGTGGATGTCAATCAGACCCGGCTGTATCACCTGCATGCGCCCAACCGTAAAGAAGAGCAGACCCTGCTGCAGGCCGCATTGCGTAATTTTGAGGCCGGTGAGCGCTTCGATGAAGTCGCCCTGCAGGAAACCAGTGCGTTGGCACCTGCCGGTGCCCTGGAAAAACATTACCTCGGTGAACCTGACCGCTCCGGTACCGGGCCGGTGCGCTACCGCATTCGCGACAAGCTGCCAATCGATCCCGGCGCCTTTGCGCAGCTGTGCCGCGAGCTGGATCTGGGGCGCCAGTACCAGGATCATTTGCGCAGTGTGTTCGAGGCTCCCGACACTGCCGACCGTGTGCGCGAGCAGATGGTGGCGGCATACAAGGACAATCTGCGGGTCCAGACACACTTGGCGCACATCAAGTCGAACATCAGCGATTCGGCTTGCGCCACCTTGCTGTCTATTCTCGATGGCACTCCGGCGCCCACGCTCGATGGTCACCCGGTGGTCTACAGCCAGTTGCAACTATTGGGATCGGACTTGAGCGAGATCCTGATCATCGGTCCGTCGGTGCGCAATCTGGAAACGCTGTGGTATGACCTGGGAACCCTGGCGCTGCCGTTGCCTGCGCCCTTTGTCGGGCAAAACGGCTTTGATACGCGGATCATCGTCTATATCCCGGGCGATCCCGTGAGCCCGGTCAAGGAGCATGCCTCACTCAGTGCCTTTGTCGCGGACCTGTCGCGTAATTTGCGCACTGCGGACTATCAGCGGTTTTTCTCCGGGTTTGTAGCGCACGATCAATCGGCTGACTTTTTTCGTCGGCTCAAGGGGCAGCTCAAGGTCCGGCAATGGAACCCCAGCCCGGTGTATCCCGGCCCGCCCTACAACCCGGACGCGTTTGCGGGCGGGATCTATGAAGAGGTCTGGAACCCTCAGGTCGATTTGCGGGCCGTTGAGAACTTTCTGAGCACCGAAGCCTTCCATGAAGTCTACGACCGCCACCTGTCCCGAATGAAAGCCAATGCGCGCTTGCTGGCGGTGCCTGTGGCTGAAGTCGACCACAAGGCCTGGATCGCACGGCTTGAACATTTTGCCCAGTGGGGCCTGAACGTGCTGAATGTAGCGGCCTTCTTCGTCCCGGGGCTAGGGGAGGTGATGCTGGGAGTGACGGCAGTGCAGCTGTCGCTTGAGGTCTATCACGGCATTCAGGCCTGGCAGGTCGGGGATGCCGCACAGGCCTGGGGCTACCTGGAATCGTTCATGCTCAACGCGGCCTTTATGGCTGCGTTGGCCGGGGCGGGGGCCGCGACAAGAGCACCGGCAATCAAGCCCGACAGCCTGGTCAACCGTTTTGTCCGGGTTGAACTGCCCAACGGCCAGTCACGGCTCTGGAAGCCAGACCTGACGCCTTATCGCAGCGATGTGGTGCTGGACGAAAGTCGCGTCCCCAATGCCCAGGGGCAGTACGAAATCGAGGGCAGGGTGTTTATCCGCCAGGAGGGTCAGGTTTACGAAAAGACTTGGGATCCGAGCATTGAAGCGTGGCGGATCAAACACCCGACCGATCCGACTGCATACCAGCCGGTGCTGAAGCACAATCAGGCCGGTGCCTGGCGTCATGCGTTCGAGCGCCCTCTGGAATGGGATCGTCCGACCTTGCTGCGGCGTATGGGGCCTGTGGCAGAGCCTTTTACCGACCCGGAGCTGGAGCAAATCGCCGATATCAGCGGGATCGATGAGGACGCTCTGCGCAAGATGCACGTTGACCATGAGGCGCCGCCGCCATTGCTGGCGGAAGCGTTCCGCTTGTTCAAGACCGATCGGCAGGTCAACCAGTTGATCGAGCAGGCTCGAGCTGGAGAGCCGGTACCGGATAACCGTTACAACTATGTCCTGCCCATGGTGATCGACATGCCGGGCTGGCCCTTCGGGCGGGTCATCGAGGTCTTCGAGGACGCGGCCCTGACGGTCAAGCTCGATCAGTACGGCGTGGCACCAGGCCTGGTCAGGCCTGCCATCAGGGTGACAAGGGCCCAGGTTGCCAGCAGCCAGTTGCCCCAGCTGATTTTGACGGCGCTGGACGAGCAGGAAATCATCCGTTTGCTCGGGGACGAGGGGGCTCGGGTCGACAGCGAGCGTGTTGCAGTTTTCAGGGCGCACATCGCGGATTTCCTGCAGACTCAAAAAGCTTCGATTTTCGACAGTATTCATTTGGGTACGGAGCCTTCAATACCGGAGATGAGCGTACTGCGTCGCAACATGCCCGGGCTGTGCGTCGACGCTGCCCAGACACTGCTGAACGACGCTTCGGACATCGAGCGGGCGAGCCTGCGCGATCACCGGCGCATACCGTTGCGTCTGGCTGAAGAGGCCCGTGTGCTGGTGCAGCAGGGGCGATTGAGCCGGGCCTGTGCGGGCTTGTACCTGGACAGCCTGGGCTCGGCCGATAGCGACCGATTGGTGCTGCATGCTCTGGAAAAACTGCCGGGCTGGTCAGGCAGTCTGCGTGTTGAGGTGCGTGAAGGGCATGTGGGCGGACGTTTGCTTGACAGCATCGGCAGCGAAACCGCGCCTGCCCGCAAATACCTGGTCAGGCGCGGCAATCAGTTCCAGGCTTATGATGATGACGGCAACACACTGAACAGCGTGCCACGCACAGGTCGAAATCTGTTCGCATCGGTGATGCACGCCTTGCCCGATGATGTCCGCCAGGGTTTGGCGTTTCCTCATGTGGGCCAGGCGGCGGAGTTGCAGGTCGCCGTGGGCGATTATGCCATCGGGCACCGTACTGAAATGTCACGGGTGTTGGGCCAGCAACCGATCAAGCCCCGCTTCAGGGCGCCACAGCCGGGGTATACGGGCTACTTGCTCAGCGGTCGGGGCAGTGGGGTGCCGCGACTGGATGCATCGCTGGTTGCCAGGGTACGGGACACTTACCCGAACCTGAGTGACGCGGTGGCCACCGAATTTGTGCATGATCAGTTTCTTTCAGGCAAAACCGATCAGCAGGTGTACACCCTTTTAAACAACCGGGCCCGTGAACTGCAGGCGCTGAGCGACACACTCGATACATGGGTGGCCGCCTCGGGACGGTCGCAGGCATCGCGTCGCGCACTGGCCAGCAGGCTGATCGACTGCTGGCGTTCGACTCCGTGGCGAGGGCGGCCATCTGCAACATCTCTTGATCTGTCCGGCGCCGAGGGCCTGACGCCGCTGGCGGCAGACTTTTCCCATGTCAGGGCCCTTAAGCTGAACCTCGCCGAACTGACCGAACCTTCAGTGGCCGGGCTGCTACGACAATTTCCCGAGGCCAGCCGCCTCGATCTGTGGATGGGCCCTGACATGGCGTTGTCCGAATCGATCACGGGCCAGCGCCATATCACCGAGCTGCGGCTCGAAGGCATGTTCTCGCCAGCGTTGCAGGCTTCATTGAGTGCCATGCCGCACCTGGAAACGCTCAGCATCAGCGCTCGGATGGAGGCCCTCGATGTGAGCGCTCTACCTCAACTGCGTAGCCTGACGCTCAAGCATCTGATGCAGTGGCCGGACGGGGTTCTGCAATTGGAGCACCTGCAAAATCTGGATCTGCGCGGCAGCCCGATCAGCACGCTGCCGGAACCCTTGCTCGGCGGTCACGAGCGTGTCTGGCGGGGGCTGACGATGGACTGGGCAAGGCTGGATCACCAATCGTTCCTGTCGGCTTATCGCTTCTTGCGCGGTAATCCTGCGCACCTGGCTGACATTGAGCAGGTGGCGCAGACTTATTGGCAAAATGTATTGAAAAATCTGGTACTGGAACCCGACCAGCTCGATCAAGTGTTTTTCAGTCGTCCCAGAACCCGAGTAGTAGAAGGGTTTGCCCCGCGTGCTCTGGACGAGGGGGTATCCACAGAGGCGATGCTCGAGCGCGTCCGGCAGCTGCGTGAGGAAAAACAGGCATTGATACGGCAGCTGACCGAGTGGTGGCCTCGAGAGGTTCGGGTTGATCGCCAGCGAGTCGACATTGAGCACCGTCTTGAAGTTGCCAATCGTCTTCTGGGCGCTTGGCGTGATGGCATCCGCCTGCGCTTTGGTCCGGAGCAGGAGCTGTCGACGCAGACTGCGTTACGGAGCAGGCTGTACCTGTCAGGAGGGCGGCTGGGAGATCTGCCCGAGCTGTCCGTGGCGACGTATTCGCATATCCGGCACCTGGAACTGTCCGGTGCGCGGGTAGCGGAGCCCGTACTCAGCGCCTTTTTGCGTAACTTCCCACAGCTTCGGCAGCTGAATCTGGACTTTAACGGGCTGGTTGAGCTGCCGTCGGTCATCGATGAGTTGCCCCAACTGACCGAGCTGTTCGTGAACGTCAATGAGTTGCGCTACACCCCGGTCCTGCAGGCACGCTTGAGCCAGCTGAACTCGCTTGAAGTACTGGGCTTGCGCGGCAATCCGCTTGAACAACTCGACGTCAGTACGATGACCCGCCTGCGGGTACTGGATCTCGGGGCCACGGCCTTGCACGAATGGCCTGCGGGTGTTGAAGGGCTGTCATCGCTGCGCCGGCTCGACCTGGAGCGCAGTTCGATTACCTCGATTCCGCCGGCGCTGCGCAGCGGGCATGACGCTTTGGTGGCCATGACCAGTCTGCGCGGCTGCCCGCTGACAGAGGACGCGTTCATGCACCGCCAGCAAATCCTTGAGCGTTACTATGGCAGGTCGCTTGCGTCCGATCGAAGCAACTGGGGAACGCCACAGTATTACGCCCCCGTCGACAGCGAGTCGATGATCGAGTCGCATCTGCTGCCGGCATTGCCCAAGCCGGAGCCGGGGCAAGCCCTGACGGCCATTGAGCGTTTGAGCGAACTTGACCCCGTCATGGGCCGGGAGGAGGCGACCGGTATCATCGACAGGTTGCGGGGGCAGGGCCTGGACGCGGCAGGTATCGAGGCACAGCTCAGCGCCTGGCGCGAAGCGCATGAGGCCCTGACCGGTACGCTCAATCAATGGATCCTGACCAATGCCCACGACGTCGCGGGCGTCAGGGTTTCGGCGCTGAGTCGCCGACGTGCCGCAGACGCCATTCTGGGTTGTTGGCGGCAGGACATTCGCGCCGGGCTGCCCGAGGCCGGGGATGTGCTCGATCTGGCCGATATGCCGTTGGGGGACTTGCCAGCCTTGCCCTGGGTGTTCAATCAGGTAGGCACCTTGAACCTGCGCGCAGTGAAACTGAGCGAGCAGGGCTCCGATGGGTTTATCAGTGCGTTTCCGGCAGTGCGGCGGCTGGTGCTCGACAAGAACAATCTCGACAGCTTGCCTGCCGCCATTAATGGTATGCAGCGCCTTGAGCAACTCGAAGCCAGCGGCAATGAGCTGCTGATGAGCGAGGCCTTGCAGCAGCAGCTCGACAGCCTGTCCGGTCTTATCTCCCTCAATTTGTCGGACAACGCCTTGAACGCACTGGATGTGCGCGCCCTGTCCCGGCTCGAGAGCCTTGACCTGAAGAGCAACAACCTGACTGACTGGCCCGTCGGTGCCTTGCAGTCGACGACCCTCAAGACCCTGAACCTGTCGGGGAACCGCTTCACCACGATCCACGAAGAAATCCTATGGGCCAATGAAACCCGGATCCGGGCGCAGGCCATTGATCTGTCCGATAACCCTTTGACCCAAGCGTCGTTTGTGGCAATGCGCAACGTATTGATCGACGCCGACATCAACCTGGGTTATCGGCAGGATGAACTGGACCTGAATGTCTGGACGTCGTCCGAAGGGGAGATTTCCTCTGATGAAGACCTCGATACTTCGGGCGACGAAGAAGGGCTCAGTGAAGAACACCCCGGCCTGTGGTTGTCCGGCAAGGAAGTGGACCTGGCTGAAAAAACGGCCCAGTGGAATGCGCTCAAGGCACAGGACGACAGCCGGGCATTTTTCCACTTGCTCTCGCAACTGCAAGTCACCCAGGACTTTGCCGTGGCGCGGGATGACCTGACACGACGTGTCTGGAAAGTGATCGAAGCTGCTGGTAGCGATGAACAACTGCGCAAAGAGCTGTTTATCCGCGCCCGTTCGGGCTACACCTGCGGCGACGGGCGCATCCTGTTGTTCAGTGATCTGGAGGTCAAGGTGCTTGAGTTCAACGCCTTGAAGGCAGCCCCGAAGGAGGAGCAAGGTCGAGAACTGTTGAAACTGGCGCGCGGCATGTTTCGTCTGGGCAAGGTCGAAGAGATTGCCTTGGCTGCGAGCCGGCGCAACCCGAGGGTTGACCCGGCGGAGATTCGTCTGGCGTATCGCATCGGCTTGACCGAGCGCCTTGAATTGCCCGGTCAGCCCGCCGACATGCTGTACCAGAACCTGTCGCGGGTCATGCCGGAAGACATCAACGCGGCTTATGCTGAAGTGATCGAAGCCGAGCACGCGCCCGATTTCATGACTCAGCTGCTGGACCGGGAGTATTGGGTGAGGTACCTGAAGCGAAAATACCCCGCGCAGTTTGAAGCGGTGCAGCGGCGTCGGGATGTGAAGTTCGAAGCCCTGGAAGCACGGCATCCGGAGTTCGATGAAGGGCATTTCAATGCGCTGACAGCGCTCAAGCAAGAAACCACTGCCGAGGAAGGGCAACTGGTGCTGACGCTTTCACAGAGGGAGCGCGCCGAGATTGGTATCTAA